A stretch of DNA from Acidovorax carolinensis:
CATGGATGGCAAGCTCCCCACGGTCCAGCTGGTGGACTACGACAACAATGGCATCTACAACATCGACGACAAGAAAGTAGCCCGTGCGCCGGTGAAGACCGGTACCCCGGTACTGATCACGAAACGCGATCGCATCGTGGATCTGACCGGAGGTGGCGGTGCCCGGGACACCCTGAACCGCATGCCCGAGCAATCCATGCGCCCCAGCTGGCGTCAACTGCGCTAGTTTCACACTGGCAGGAGCACATCCTTATATGAAACGACAACACCAGGGCTTCACGCTCATCGAGGTCATGATCGTGGTGGCCATCGTCGGGATTCTCTCGGCGATTGCCTACCCCAGCTACACCGAGTACATACAGCGCGGGCACCGGGCCGATGCCCGTGCTGGGCTGTTGCAGGCGCAGCAATGGCTGGAGCGGGCTTCCACGGCCACGGGCGTCTATCCGATCGCCCTGCCCGCTACGCTAACGTGGGCGACCGACCCCACCAAGCGCTACACGATTGGTTTCGCAGACGGCAATACCAACGCTGCATACACCCTGGTAGCCACACGCAAATCTGGGGGGCCACAAGCCAACGACAAGTGTGGAAATTTCACACTCACCCACACTGGAGTGCGCGGAGCCTTGAATTACGCCAGCAGTACATCGGCTACCGAATGCTGGAATAAATAGCCCCTGCGCTACCATCCCCGGCGCAATGACTAAAACCGCACCCTTCATGAACCAAGCGCTTGGGCTCGCCGCTCAGGCGCTTTTTCTTTCCAACCCCAACCCGCGCGTGGGCTGCGTGATTGCAGCGGCTGACGGGCGCATCCTGGGCCAGGGCTTTACCCAGCAAGCCGGCGGCCCGCACGCCGAAGTGGTGGCGCTGCGCGATGCGGCGGCTGCGGGGCACGATGTGCGCGGCGCCACGGCCTATGTCACGCTGGAGCCCTGTGCGCACCAGGGGCGAACAGGGCCTTGCTGCGATGCGCTGGTGGCGGCGGGTATTGGCAAGGTGGTGGCGTCCATTGCCGACCCCAACCCGCTGGTGGGTGGCCAGGGCTTTGCCCGGCTGCGCGCGGCGGGAGTCGAAGTAGAAGTTGGCCCAGGCGCTGCGCAGGCGCGTGAACTCAACATCGGGTTTTTCAGCCGCATGGTGCGCGGCACGCCCTGGGTGCGCCTCAAGACGGCGGCATCGCTGGACGGAACCACGGCGCTAGCTAACGGAGCTAGCCAGTGGATTACCTCGCCCGCCGCGCGCGCCGATGGCCACGCCTGGCGCGCGCGCGCCTGCGCGGTGCTGACCGGCATTGGCACGGTGCTGGACGACAACCCGCGCCTGGATGTGCGCGAAGTGCCCACCCCGCGCCAGCCGCATGTGGTGGTGGTGGACAGCCAGCTGCAAACCCCGCTGGATGCTCGTCTTTTTATAGCTGGTCGCGCTTGTTACATCTACTCTGCAGCCCAAAATGATGCCAAACAGGCAGCGCTGGAGGCGCGTGGCGCTACCGTGATTTATTTGCCCAACCCGCAGGGCAAGGTGGACTTGCCTGCCATGCTGCGCGACCTGGCCCGGCGCGGTGTGAACGAATTGCATGTGGAAGCCGGCAACAAGCTCAATGGCTCGTTCGTGCGCGAGGGGCTGGTCGACGAGATGCTGGTGTATCTGGCGCCGACGCTATTGGGGCCGGGACTTGGCATGGCAAATATTGGCCCCCTTGAAACGCTTACCCAAGGGCTGGCGCTGAACTTCACGGCGGTGGACCGGGTCGGGCCAGACATCCGCCTCGTGGCGCGGGTGCGCGGGCGCGACGTTTTTTAATGCATGGCGGCAGCACAGGGCCTGTGCCGCACACCCGGCTCACCGGCAAACCAGCTGGCTACCCTGCCCTTGCACCCGCGCCTGCATGCCGCCGATGGCGGCAGCCGCCGCAAAGCCGGCCTGTTGAAAGGCGTCCAGCACGCTCACCAGCGCATCGGGGCTGCAACTGACCAGCAGGCCACCGCTGGTCTGGGGGTCGGTCAGCAGGTGGCGCTGCCATTCGGGCGCACCGGGGGCCCAGGCCACGTCGGCGCCGTAGGCGGCCCAGTTGCGGGCCGAAGCACCCGTGACCACGCCCTCGGCCGCAAACTTTGCTGCAACTTCAATGACTGGCACCTGGGCCAAATTCACCTGGGCCGAGAGCCCCGAGCCCCGGCACACCTCCAGCAGGTGGCCGGCCAGGCCAAAACCGGTGACGTCGGTCATGGCATGCACGCCTTCCAGCGCGCCCAGGGCAATGCCCACGCGATTGAGTTGTGTTGTGTAACGCAGCATGTCGGCATAGCCGGCGGCGTCCAGAATGCCTTTTTTGAGTGCTGCCGAAAGAATGCCCACCCCCAGCGGCTTGCCCAGCACCAGCACATCGCCGGCCTGCGCGTCGGCATTGCGGCGCACGCGCTGCGGGTGCACCAGGCCCAGGCCGACCAGGCCGTAGATGGGCTCCAGCACGTCGATCGAATGCCCGCCCGCGATGGGGATGCCAGCGTCGCGGCACACGGCAGCGCCGCCTTCGAGCACGCGGCCAATCACTTCTGGCGACAGTTGGGCAATGGGCATGCCCACCAGCGCCAGCGCCATGATGGGTGTGCCGCCCATGGCGTAGATGTCGGACAGCGCATTGGTGGCGGCAATGCGGCCAAAATCGTAGGGATCGTCCACGATGGGGGTGAAGAAATCGGTGGTGGCCACCAGCGCCTGGCTGTCGTTGAGGCGGTAAACCGCCGCGTCGTCGCTGGTTTCGGTGCCCACCAGCAGCTCGGGCGGCACGATGCCCTGCGGTGCGCGTGCCAAAATCTCTTGCAGCAGGCCCGGCGCTATCTTGCAACCGCAACCGCCGCCGTGCGAGAACTGGGTAAGACGAATGGGTTTTGAATCAACAGTCATGGTGCACGCGATTGTGCCAGCCGGCCACCGGGCAGCGCGGGGCAAGGGCCTGACCCCATGAGCCACCGCGGCCCTGTGCGCGTGGCGGATCGCCATGCGTTTCACACCCTGATCGATGCGCGCTCGCCCGCCGAATACGCACTGGACCACATTCCCGGCGCCATCAACTGCCCGGTGCTCGACGATGAAGAGCGCCGCATTGTTGGCACCATCTACAAGCAGCAAGGTGCCTTTGAGGCGCGGCGCGTGGGCGGCGCCATGGTGGCAGCCAACCTGGCGCGGCATTTGCGCACGCAGTTTGCCGACCAGCCCGCCAGCTGGAAACCCCTGGTGTACTGCTGGCGCGGCGGCATGCGCAGCGGCTCCATGGTGACCTGGCTGCGCCTGGTGGGCTGGGACGCCCAGCAACTGGCCGGCGGTTACAAGGCGTGGCGCCGCCACGTCATCGACCGGCTGGCCGAACTGGCACCACAACTGCCCCTGCGCGTGATTTGCGGCCCCACCGGCAGCGCCAAAACGCGCGTGCTGCAGGCCCTGGCGGCGCGCGGCGCGCAGGTGCTCGACCTGGAGGCCTGCGCCCGCCACCGGGGATCGGTGCTGGGTGCCTGGCCGGGGGTGGAGCAACCCTCGCAAACCGCCTTTGAAACCGCCCTGCTGCATGCGCTGGAGCCCCTGGATCTGCAACGCACCATCTACGTTGAAGCCGAGAGCAGCAAGATCGGCCGCCTGGCGGTGTCCCAGCCCCTGGTGCAACGGCTGCGCGCCAGCCCCTGCATCGAGATCGCGGCCAGCGTGCCGGCGCGGCTGGATTTTTTGCTGCGCGACTATGCCAACCTGGGCGACGACCCGGCCCTGCTGGCCCGGCAACTGGGCGTGCTCAAGGAACTGCACGGCAAGCAGGTGATTGCGCGCTGGCAAGAATGGGCCCAGGCTGGTGCGCTGGCCCCACTGTTTGCCGAGCTGGTGGCCTTGCACTACGACCCGCTCTATGCCCGCTCGCAAAGCACGCACCTGCACCAGTGGGCCACGCGTCGCACACTGGCCAGCGACGACCTTTCTGCGGCGGGCATCGATGCCCTGGCTGCCCAGGTGCTGGCGCTGGAGGATGCCCTGCGTCGGGCAGCGCCAAGGCCTGAAAAACATCAAAAAAGATAGCTACCTGCGCTTATTGGTAAAGCGCTAGAGACATTTTTATCACTATTTTTTGGCCGCATTTGAAGGCAGCGCCCCATGATGGGGCAAGCTGGTCGTGCACCACGATTGCTTTTCGTGGCCCGAATTTTGCTTAATTTTGGTGCAGATCTGGCGCCTGCGTCCGGATTGCACCAGAACAGATCAATTCAGAGCCAGGGGAAGTTATGAATGCACACCAACAGGGCGGCGATGCCTTGTTCATTTTGCTGGGCGCCATCATGGTCCTGGCCATGCACGCCGGTTTTGCGTTTCTGGAGGTGGGCACCGTCCGCAAAAAGAACCAGGTCAACGCCCTGGTCAAGATACTGGTGGATTTTTCGGTCTCCACGGTGGTGTATTTCTTGGTGGGCTACGGCGTGGCCTATGGCACGCATTTCTTGGTGGGCGCGGAGACGCTGGCCCAGCACAACGGCTTTGCACTGGTGAAGTTCTTCTTTCTGCTCACCTTCGCGGCGGCGATTCCCGCCATTGTGTCGGGCGGCATTGCAGAGCGCGCCAAGTTCTGGCCCCAACTGTTGGCAACAGCCGTCATCGTCGGCTTTGTCTATCCCTTTTTTGAAGGCATCGCCTGGAACGGGCATTTCGGCATACAGGCCGGGATCGCAGCCCTTACCGGCGCCGCCTTCCACGACTTCGCCGGCTCGGTGGTGGTGCACGCCGTGGGCGGCTGGATTGCGCTGCCCGCCGTGCTGCTGCTGGGCTCGCGCTCCAACCGCTATCGCAAGGATGGCGCCATCTCGGCCCATCCACCCTCCAACATCCCTTTCCTGGCGCTGGGTGCGTGGGTGTTGGTGGTGGGCTGGTTTGGCTTCAATGTGATGAGCGCGCAAACGCTGGACAAACTCTCGGGGCTGGTGGCGGTCAACTCCCTGATGGCCATGGTGGGCGGCACACTCGCGGCGCTGGTGCTGGGCAAGAACGACCCCGGCTTTGTGCACAACGGCCCGCTGGCAGGCCTGGTGGCTGTCTGCGCGGGTTCTGACCTGATGCATCCGCTGGGAGCGCTGGTGGTGGGCGCCGTGGCCGGCAGCATCTTTGTGGTGATGTTCACCCTCACCCAGAACCGCTGGAAGATCGACGACGTGCTGGGCGTATGGCCCCTGCACGGGCTGTGCGGCACCTGGGGCGGCATTGCCGCAGGCATTTTCGGCAGCAAGGCCTTCGGTGGGCTGGGCGGTGTCAGCCTGTGGGCACAACTCATCGGCACGGCCATGGGCGTGATGTGGGCGCTGCTGGGCGGTGCCCTGGTGTATGGCGTGCTCAAGGCCACGCTGGGCCTGCGCTTGTCGCAGGAAGAAGAGTTCGACGGTGCGGATTTGTCGATCCACAAGATCAGCGCAACGCCGGACCGCGAAGTGAGCTGGTAAGCCTGCGGCCGCCCTGGCCCCGATGCGCCGTGCCCCGAACGGCTGCTTTCGCCGCCTTGAAACGACGGCGCCACGTCTGACAGCCACCCGCCGCGCGGCCCGCTACGCTGTGGCACATGATGGGCAAGACTGGCCGCACACTTGCGCCGGCGTTCCCATCCCACTGGCAGTGCCCGCCACCGATTCACGCCGCTACGCCCGCCCATGACCCTCGCCTTTGTTTTTGGTTTTCTTCCCGCGCTGCTGCGCCGGCACCTGGCGCTGCTGTGCGCGGCGCTGCTCATTCCCCTGCTGGGGGCTTGCGCCGAATTGCCCAGGAACGTGCAGCGCCCCGTTTCAACGGCGCTGGAAACCGTTGTCGGCACACCGCTGGCCGCGCTGGTGGACGAGCGCCGGGCGGCAGCAAATGCGCGTTTTGATTCCGGTTTTTTGTTGCTGGCCGGCCCCCAGGCGGCCTATGGCAGCCGCCTGGCCTTGGTGGAGGCGGCGCAGAAAACGCTGGATCTGCAGTACTACGCCATCCACGCCGATGCCAGCGCCGAGCGCCTGCTGCTCAGCGTGGTGGCCGCCGCCCGGCGCGGCGTGCGCGTGCGCGTGCTGCTGGACGACTTTCATAGCGCGGGCAAAGACGCGCAGGTGATGCGCCTGGCCTTTGAGCCCAACATCGAAATGCGCATGTTCAACCCGGTGGCGGGCGCCCGCAGCTCGGCCTTCTGGCGCATGGTCAGCGCGCTCAGCGATTTCTCGCGCGTGCAGCAGCGCATGCACAACAAGCTGTTCATCGCCGACAACGCCATGGGCATTGCCGGCGGGCGCAACCTGGGCGACGCCTATTTTGGCCACGACACATCGGGCAACTTTGTCGATCTGGACGTGCTGGCGGTCGGCCCCATCGTGCAGGACCTGTCGCGCAGCTTTGACAGCTACTGGAACAACGAGCGCGCCTACCCGGTGCAGTCGCTGATCACGCAAGAAGAGCTGCAGGCCCAGCGCACCGCGCTTGCCGCCACCGCCACCACCGAAGATGCGCAAGAAGGCGCGCGCACCGAGCCTTCGTCTGCGCCCACGGCCGCGCCTGGCCCTGCGGCAGCAGCATCCACCCCGATGGCGGCGCCAGACGCCAACGCGGCCCAGCGCAGCCTGGTGTGGGACCGCAAGCCGCTCGATCTGAAAACCGCCCGCTTTGTGTGGGCGCCCGCCGTGGTGCTGGTGGACAAGCCCGCCAAGATTCCGGCGGAATCCTCTGCCACCACCGAGGCGCTGCCACCCCAGCCCGGCACGCCCTCGCCGCGTGCGGCCGTGGCGGCGCAACAGCGCAACGCCAAAGCGCCCCCACCCGCACCACCAAGCCCAAGCGCCGCGGGCAAGGCGGCATCCCTAACCACCGCCGCTGCCACCGGCGATGCTGCGGGCGAGGTGCAAGATGCACAGACGGTCGATCTGGAGGACAAGGAAGACACCGTGGTGGATGGCCTGCTGCAGCTGATGGGCCAGGCGCGGCGCGATCTGCTCATCGTCTCGCCCTATTTCGTGCCGGGGCGCGAGATCACCGCGGCCTTTGCCGAAGCGCGTGCGCGCGGCGTGCGGGTGCGGGTGCTGACCAATTCGCTGGCGTCGAATGACGCCCCCATTGCCCACGCCGGCTACGCACGCCACCGCAAGGCGCTGCTGGGCATGGGCGTCGATCTGTACGAAATGCACAGCGAGGCCACCGGCGTGCGCCGGGCCTTCAGCGCCACGGGCAGCAGCGGCGCCACCGGGTCCTCGCGTGCCATGCTGCACT
This window harbors:
- a CDS encoding type IV pilin protein gives rise to the protein MKRQHQGFTLIEVMIVVAIVGILSAIAYPSYTEYIQRGHRADARAGLLQAQQWLERASTATGVYPIALPATLTWATDPTKRYTIGFADGNTNAAYTLVATRKSGGPQANDKCGNFTLTHTGVRGALNYASSTSATECWNK
- a CDS encoding ammonium transporter, with translation MNAHQQGGDALFILLGAIMVLAMHAGFAFLEVGTVRKKNQVNALVKILVDFSVSTVVYFLVGYGVAYGTHFLVGAETLAQHNGFALVKFFFLLTFAAAIPAIVSGGIAERAKFWPQLLATAVIVGFVYPFFEGIAWNGHFGIQAGIAALTGAAFHDFAGSVVVHAVGGWIALPAVLLLGSRSNRYRKDGAISAHPPSNIPFLALGAWVLVVGWFGFNVMSAQTLDKLSGLVAVNSLMAMVGGTLAALVLGKNDPGFVHNGPLAGLVAVCAGSDLMHPLGALVVGAVAGSIFVVMFTLTQNRWKIDDVLGVWPLHGLCGTWGGIAAGIFGSKAFGGLGGVSLWAQLIGTAMGVMWALLGGALVYGVLKATLGLRLSQEEEFDGADLSIHKISATPDREVSW
- the ribD gene encoding bifunctional diaminohydroxyphosphoribosylaminopyrimidine deaminase/5-amino-6-(5-phosphoribosylamino)uracil reductase RibD, with translation MTKTAPFMNQALGLAAQALFLSNPNPRVGCVIAAADGRILGQGFTQQAGGPHAEVVALRDAAAAGHDVRGATAYVTLEPCAHQGRTGPCCDALVAAGIGKVVASIADPNPLVGGQGFARLRAAGVEVEVGPGAAQARELNIGFFSRMVRGTPWVRLKTAASLDGTTALANGASQWITSPAARADGHAWRARACAVLTGIGTVLDDNPRLDVREVPTPRQPHVVVVDSQLQTPLDARLFIAGRACYIYSAAQNDAKQAALEARGATVIYLPNPQGKVDLPAMLRDLARRGVNELHVEAGNKLNGSFVREGLVDEMLVYLAPTLLGPGLGMANIGPLETLTQGLALNFTAVDRVGPDIRLVARVRGRDVF
- the selD gene encoding selenide, water dikinase SelD; protein product: MACTMTVDSKPIRLTQFSHGGGCGCKIAPGLLQEILARAPQGIVPPELLVGTETSDDAAVYRLNDSQALVATTDFFTPIVDDPYDFGRIAATNALSDIYAMGGTPIMALALVGMPIAQLSPEVIGRVLEGGAAVCRDAGIPIAGGHSIDVLEPIYGLVGLGLVHPQRVRRNADAQAGDVLVLGKPLGVGILSAALKKGILDAAGYADMLRYTTQLNRVGIALGALEGVHAMTDVTGFGLAGHLLEVCRGSGLSAQVNLAQVPVIEVAAKFAAEGVVTGASARNWAAYGADVAWAPGAPEWQRHLLTDPQTSGGLLVSCSPDALVSVLDAFQQAGFAAAAAIGGMQARVQGQGSQLVCR
- the mnmH gene encoding tRNA 2-selenouridine(34) synthase MnmH yields the protein MSHRGPVRVADRHAFHTLIDARSPAEYALDHIPGAINCPVLDDEERRIVGTIYKQQGAFEARRVGGAMVAANLARHLRTQFADQPASWKPLVYCWRGGMRSGSMVTWLRLVGWDAQQLAGGYKAWRRHVIDRLAELAPQLPLRVICGPTGSAKTRVLQALAARGAQVLDLEACARHRGSVLGAWPGVEQPSQTAFETALLHALEPLDLQRTIYVEAESSKIGRLAVSQPLVQRLRASPCIEIAASVPARLDFLLRDYANLGDDPALLARQLGVLKELHGKQVIARWQEWAQAGALAPLFAELVALHYDPLYARSQSTHLHQWATRRTLASDDLSAAGIDALAAQVLALEDALRRAAPRPEKHQKR